A stretch of Longimicrobium sp. DNA encodes these proteins:
- a CDS encoding TonB-dependent receptor, producing the protein MKSLRTLLPALLATLAAAPLAAQTIAGKVLDRATGQPVNEATVEALRANDRVAARARSDAQGNFVIVLDDEGEYRIRARRVGYQPSTSLPVPVERRQTVQTELRISSSEVVLDPLTVTARSTPARSARLDREGFYQRERTGFGRFLTRHEIGNMVVTETSTIFRTVPGVQLVPTGGTHYALVLSRGGVTCVPRVMVDMLTIPASEIDTFVRPEHIAGIEVYRGPTEIPGRFMGQRNGCGLVVIWTEVPER; encoded by the coding sequence ATGAAGTCCCTGCGCACCCTCCTCCCCGCCCTGCTGGCGACCCTGGCCGCCGCGCCGCTCGCCGCGCAGACCATCGCCGGCAAGGTGCTGGACCGCGCCACCGGCCAGCCCGTGAACGAAGCCACCGTCGAGGCGCTGCGCGCCAACGACCGCGTGGCCGCCCGCGCCCGCAGCGACGCGCAGGGCAACTTCGTGATCGTGCTGGACGACGAGGGCGAGTACCGCATCCGCGCGCGGCGGGTGGGCTACCAGCCCAGCACCTCGCTCCCGGTGCCGGTGGAGCGGCGGCAGACGGTGCAGACCGAGCTGCGCATCTCCAGCAGCGAGGTGGTGCTGGACCCGCTCACCGTCACCGCGCGCTCGACGCCGGCGCGCAGCGCGCGCCTGGACCGCGAGGGCTTCTACCAGCGCGAGCGGACGGGCTTCGGCCGGTTCCTCACGCGGCACGAGATCGGGAACATGGTGGTGACCGAGACCTCCACCATCTTCCGCACCGTCCCGGGCGTGCAGCTCGTGCCCACCGGGGGCACGCATTACGCGCTGGTGCTCTCGCGCGGCGGCGTCACCTGCGTGCCGCGGGTGATGGTGGACATGCTCACGATCCCCGCCAGCGAGATCGACACCTTCGTCCGCCCGGAGCACATCGCCGGGATCGAGGTGTACCGCGGCCCCACCGAGATCCCGGGCCGCTTCATGGGCCAGCGCAACGGCTGCGGCCTGGTGGTGATCTGGACCGAGGTCCCCGAGCGCT